The sequence gcccggcccggccccgcccccacctaAAGTGCCACGTGCGGGGCTGTGCCAGGTGCCTGGGCGGCAGGAGGCGCGGCCCAAGCTCAGGTCACAGGCGAAGCTGGCAGCTGGCGGGCCGACAAGGAGAGGTGCCCCTCCTCCCGCAGCACAACTGCGGGTACCCGAGGGAAGAGAGTCGCAAAGAAAATTCGCCAGTGTCATCACGGTCCTCAAACCGAAGGCGAGGCGGCACAGCGCCCTCTTGGGGGCTTCCTTTTAGGACTAGGTTCAGCAGGGGGCTGGCTCCCCCGCCATCCCACGTCAGCCTGTGACTCTTGCTGCCTCAGGACCACACAAAGAACTGACGCCCCGAACACGCAATCTGTTTGAAAAGAGCGACGACGGGGACCAGagcgctccccccccccccgccccgcccccgtcgTCTGGCTCACGAGCTCTTCGCCTGGTCCCACCGGCACAGCGGGGCTGCGCTTCAGGAGGCGTCCCTGGATATCCAGCCGCTCTCGGTGAGGAAGTTGAGGATGCGCTTCTTGAGGACCTTGTCCAGGTAGCCGGGCAGGCGGCTCTTGGCCGGGACGCCCTGCCGCTTCTGGAGGTGGTCCTTGATGATGATGGTCTTCACCGTCACGTAGCGCGCCGGGCTCAGGTTCAGGGAGCTGCAGAGCACCTTCTCGCGGTCCGACAGGAGCTCGAAGCCCGGCAGGTGCTCGATGGCGGCGAACTCGCCGTCCTTGCCGTCCTCCTTGCCCCTCTTGGAGCCGCCCGTGCTCCGGTTCTCCTTCCGCTTCTCCCGCTTGTGCCGGGCCGCCTCGTACTCGGCCGACTCCTCCATCTTGGTGATGCCGTTGCGCCGGTAGCGCTGCAGCTCGCGGATCTTGGCGCGCAGCATCTTCTCCTTGTGCATGTTCTCAAACAGGTCGTCGAACTCCTTGCAGGACATGAACTGGTAGAGCGGCCGCAGCTTCAGCCGcagctccttctcctccttggtGACCTTGCGCTTGGCcgccttctccttctccttcttgtCCTTGCCCAGGAAGGCCGGCACCAGGTTGTAGTCGCGCGCGATGTTCTTGCGCCGCTGCCGCTCCTTGAGCTTCCGCACGTACATGTCCACGTGCGCGCGCTTCAGCTCGATCTCCACGTCGTCGTCATCGTAGTTGACCGAGAGCCCGCTGATGAGCGTCTCGGCGTCCTGGTCGTACTCGATCTCATAGTCGTCCCGCAGCGGCATGTagcccagctgctgctgctcgGCCACCGAGATGTCTAGGGGAGGCAAGGGGGTGGTGAGGCTGGGAGACAGGGGGCCTCCACTGGGGCAGGTGTGGTCTGTCACCCGGTTGGGGATGGTGTCAGGGATGCAGGCTTTCCCCAGGTTGCCGTGGATGTACATGCTTACGTAATGCTCCATCACTTCCTGGGGGGTCCGGGAAGCGCCCACGTGAGCAGCCATGTCTTCCTACAAGGACAAAGCGCAGAGGTCATTCCAGAGTCAGGGGAGGCGCAAATTCCTTTAACACTTTTGCACAGGGTCCCCTGAACTACTTTTATGACGTCATTATGGCCACCTCCCCAAAGACACTCAAGCACGATTCTCTCCGGCGCCGCGCAGATGGGATCTCGAGGATTTCCGAGCTGGAAGGAACCTTCCGAGATCCCCCGGACCCAGTGAGGATCCAGACAGGAGCAAGACAAGCGCGAGCTCAGTCAGGACCAGTCTAAGAGGCCACTTCCTCTTGCCGGCTCCCTGACACTAGCCCTCCTGCAAACCTGCCCCACGGGGAGGAAGGGCCGAGGCTCTGTCTTTGACCCCCCTCGGATCCAAGAGCCAGCAGCATGTCCCTTTCCTAGGTGGCAGTCAGATGACTAGGaaagagacttttatttttttagttattttggtctttctagggccgctccctccatagggaggttcccaggctaggggccgaatcaagagctgtagctgccggcctacgccagagcctcagcaacgcgggatccgagctgcatctgggacctacaccccggctcacggcaacgccagatccttcacccactgagcgaggccaggggttgaacccgcaacctcatggttcctagtcggattcattaccccctgagccacgacgggaaccccaggaAAGAGCCTTTTAAAGGGGGAGGAGAGCCATCCCTTCTAGCAGCCCCCAAGGTCCGGCAGGCAGCTGGAAACCCGCCCCAGGCCGCAAGCACGCATCCCTCCAGAAGGTAACCCGCGAACACAGGGTTATTAATGGGAGGAAATTGTACAACTCCCTCACTCTTTCCTTCTGCCAAGAGGCCTCTTCCTTAAGTCAACCGCTAAAGCCACTTCAGAAAGTGACTGCCCAAAATGCGCACTCATTCCCCCCGGCGGCAGCGCAGCACCCCACCTGCCTCGCTCggccccctctctgccctccccgctCCGGCACAGGCTCCCTGCCGCCCCAGAATCGCTCACCCCTGACTGAGATCGGGGTGGTCTCTGCACCCTTCGAAGGCCACACGGGAACCCAGCCAGTCCCCTCGGGCTGAACGTGCTGACAAGCTGGGCACTGCGGGGAGGGAAGGATTCGTGGCAGAGTGACCAGCCCGGGCTTCGCCGGCGACCTCG comes from Phacochoerus africanus isolate WHEZ1 chromosome 10, ROS_Pafr_v1, whole genome shotgun sequence and encodes:
- the TADA2B gene encoding transcriptional adapter 2-beta isoform X2; amino-acid sequence: MNAGASWEGIVTHLVLTVTCKEETVQPSPPPRGRVKCQLLPFSLPGAQRPPGSGPALLLCSGPLSPTLRRPPGGKRPPRSPAKPGLVTLPRILPSPQCPACQHVQPEGTGWVPVWPSKGAETTPISVRGRHGCSRGRFPDPPGSDGALHISVAEQQQLGYMPLRDDYEIEYDQDAETLISGLSVNYDDDDVEIELKRAHVDMYVRKLKERQRRKNIARDYNLVPAFLGKDKKEKEKAAKRKVTKEEKELRLKLRPLYQFMSCKEFDDLFENMHKEKMLRAKIRELQRYRRNGITKMEESAEYEAARHKREKRKENRSTGGSKRGKEDGKDGEFAAIEHLPGFELLSDREKVLCSSLNLSPARYVTVKTIIIKDHLQKRQGVPAKSRLPGYLDKVLKKRILNFLTESGWISRDAS
- the TADA2B gene encoding transcriptional adapter 2-beta isoform X1 yields the protein MAELGKKYCVYCLAEVSPLRFRCTECQDIELCPECFSAGAEIGHHRRYHGYQLVDGGRFTLWGPEAEGGWTSREEQLLLDAIEQFGFGNWEDMAAHVGASRTPQEVMEHYVSMYIHGNLGKACIPDTIPNRVTDHTCPSGGPLSPSLTTPLPPLDISVAEQQQLGYMPLRDDYEIEYDQDAETLISGLSVNYDDDDVEIELKRAHVDMYVRKLKERQRRKNIARDYNLVPAFLGKDKKEKEKAAKRKVTKEEKELRLKLRPLYQFMSCKEFDDLFENMHKEKMLRAKIRELQRYRRNGITKMEESAEYEAARHKREKRKENRSTGGSKRGKEDGKDGEFAAIEHLPGFELLSDREKVLCSSLNLSPARYVTVKTIIIKDHLQKRQGVPAKSRLPGYLDKVLKKRILNFLTESGWISRDAS